One region of Syntrophobacter fumaroxidans MPOB genomic DNA includes:
- a CDS encoding response regulator has translation MKQWKLLLVDDEEEFASTLAERLRLRGVDVRTVFRGEDALPAIRQERPDLVLLDVLMPGVGGMELLRRLRIECPSLPVILLTGQGISEEELRIGALHGAVFLMKPLSIDELMKTIGGILDTG, from the coding sequence ATGAAGCAATGGAAATTATTGTTGGTGGATGACGAGGAGGAGTTCGCCTCGACCCTGGCCGAGCGCCTGAGGCTGCGCGGGGTTGATGTCAGGACGGTATTCAGGGGAGAGGACGCATTGCCCGCCATCAGGCAGGAGCGCCCCGACCTCGTGCTGCTGGACGTCCTGATGCCGGGGGTGGGCGGGATGGAACTCCTCAGACGGCTTAGAATCGAATGCCCGTCCCTTCCGGTGATACTGCTCACCGGGCAGGGGATCAGCGAAGAGGAGCTCCGGATCGGGGCGCTCCACGGCGCGGTTTTCCTCATGAAACCTTTGAGCATCGATGAACTGATGAAAACCATCGGCGGCATCCTCGATACGGGATAG
- a CDS encoding SulP family inorganic anion transporter has protein sequence MLRRVFPFLSWIREVNIGTVRMDLISGLTVALILIPQSMAYAQLAGMPVHYGLYASLLPPMLAALFGSSRQLATGPVAIVSLMTAAALGPMATVGSEGFVAYAILLALIVGGFQLVLGILRLGLVVNFLSHPVVNGFTNAGAIIIATSQMSKMFDVFVDDAEHHYETVYRVAEAALTYTHWPSLALGVFAFAVMYVLRRIDKRIPYVLVAVVLTTIISWATGFEKNVKAPLDLIASEECRELVREFNAGIREIAKLGADRAELGPRLSDAEERQGPHASVTLELRHQTALIVARMDQLKEETHHKRTAIRSLLFTRVTSPDGRESYYLKGRAPVEGQADGSVWRVKVGNSPLDEGGLMLMGGGSVVGKVPQGLPALSLPKFDLRAVLHLLPIAAIISLLGFMEAISIAKAMAAKTGQRLDPNQELIGQGIANIIGAFGKSFPVSGSFSRSAVNIQAGAVTGLSSVFTSVTVGIVLLFLTPLLYYLPQSVLAAVIMMAVIGLINVSGFIHAWKAQWYDGVFSVVTFVCTLITAPHLDKGIMIGVALSLGMFLYKSMRPKVTTLSMYPDRSYQSARDFGLRECRHIAVIRFDGQLFYANAGYLEEQVSEKIMSMPELRHFLIVSNGINDMDASGEETLSLIVDRVRSAGYGISFSGVNENVLAVMKRTHLLEKIGEENIYPSLERAVESIHSKAHTQCEDSCPLQAVCFL, from the coding sequence ATGTTAAGGCGTGTTTTCCCATTCCTGAGCTGGATCAGAGAGGTCAACATCGGGACCGTCAGAATGGACCTTATCTCCGGCTTGACAGTGGCGCTCATATTGATCCCTCAATCCATGGCGTACGCTCAGCTCGCCGGAATGCCCGTCCACTACGGACTGTACGCGTCGCTGCTCCCGCCGATGCTGGCCGCATTGTTCGGCTCGAGCCGCCAACTGGCCACCGGCCCCGTTGCCATCGTTTCCCTGATGACGGCCGCTGCGCTGGGGCCTATGGCCACAGTGGGCAGCGAGGGTTTCGTTGCATACGCGATTCTCCTGGCGCTCATCGTGGGCGGTTTCCAACTGGTCCTAGGGATTCTCAGGCTCGGACTGGTCGTGAATTTCCTGTCCCACCCGGTGGTCAACGGCTTCACGAACGCGGGCGCCATCATCATCGCGACCTCGCAGATGTCCAAAATGTTCGATGTCTTCGTGGATGATGCGGAGCATCACTACGAAACCGTGTACCGGGTGGCCGAGGCGGCGTTGACCTACACGCACTGGCCGAGCCTGGCGCTGGGCGTGTTTGCGTTCGCGGTCATGTATGTATTGCGGCGCATCGACAAGCGCATTCCATACGTATTGGTCGCCGTGGTGCTGACGACGATCATTTCGTGGGCCACGGGCTTCGAGAAGAACGTCAAGGCTCCGCTGGACCTGATCGCATCGGAAGAATGCCGGGAACTGGTTCGAGAATTCAATGCGGGCATCAGGGAAATCGCAAAGCTCGGCGCGGACCGCGCCGAATTGGGTCCCAGGCTGAGCGATGCGGAAGAGCGCCAGGGGCCTCATGCGTCCGTCACCCTCGAACTGCGGCATCAGACCGCTCTCATCGTCGCCCGGATGGATCAGCTCAAGGAGGAAACGCACCACAAAAGGACCGCCATCCGCTCGCTGCTCTTCACCCGCGTGACCTCACCCGACGGCCGGGAATCCTACTATCTGAAAGGTCGGGCTCCGGTCGAGGGACAGGCCGATGGTTCCGTGTGGCGCGTCAAGGTCGGGAATTCACCCCTGGACGAGGGAGGGCTGATGTTGATGGGGGGCGGCAGCGTGGTCGGGAAAGTCCCGCAGGGGCTGCCTGCCCTCTCGCTTCCAAAGTTCGATCTGAGGGCGGTTCTTCACCTGCTTCCCATCGCGGCCATCATCTCGCTCCTTGGATTCATGGAGGCCATTTCCATTGCCAAGGCAATGGCCGCAAAGACCGGTCAGCGGCTGGACCCCAACCAGGAGCTCATCGGGCAGGGTATTGCGAACATCATCGGAGCGTTCGGGAAAAGCTTTCCCGTATCCGGGTCCTTCTCACGGTCGGCCGTGAATATCCAGGCGGGGGCCGTGACCGGGCTCTCAAGCGTCTTCACCAGCGTGACGGTGGGCATCGTGTTGCTGTTTCTCACCCCGCTCCTCTACTATCTGCCCCAGTCGGTGCTGGCCGCGGTGATCATGATGGCGGTCATCGGCCTGATCAACGTTTCGGGTTTCATTCACGCCTGGAAGGCGCAATGGTACGATGGGGTGTTTTCCGTCGTCACGTTCGTCTGTACGCTCATCACGGCACCCCACCTCGACAAGGGCATCATGATCGGTGTCGCGCTCTCCCTCGGGATGTTCCTGTACAAGAGCATGCGACCGAAAGTGACGACCCTTTCCATGTATCCCGATCGCTCGTACCAGAGCGCACGGGATTTCGGCCTCAGGGAATGCCGTCACATCGCCGTGATCCGCTTCGATGGACAGCTCTTTTATGCCAATGCCGGTTACCTGGAGGAACAGGTATCCGAAAAAATAATGTCGATGCCCGAGTTGAGGCATTTCTTGATCGTGTCCAATGGTATAAATGATATGGACGCATCCGGGGAGGAAACGCTGTCCCTTATCGTGGACCGGGTGAGGAGCGCGGGGTACGGGATTTCCTTCAGCGGGGTGAACGAGAATGTCCTGGCGGTCATGAAGCGCACGCATCTCCTGGAAAAAATCGGTGAGGAGAACATTTACCCGAGCCTCGAAAGGGCTGTCGAAAGCATTCATTCGAAAGCGCACACACAGTGTGAAGACAGTTGTCCACTGCAGGCGGTGTGTTTTCTGTAA
- a CDS encoding response regulator: protein MPVISLFYGSYCNGDEVARELVEMLGYDLVDDREIVREASKRFKVEESKLLKAMAGKPSVFNKFTHERERSLAFLRGALADRMRADDFLLFGLIGHMIPRGISHVLKVLTIADMKHRATVLSKKENLDEKEAARRIHREDESFVLWVEYLFKSKDPWSPELYDIVLPMDKNSVESAAIVVCDNIRSDVLRVTDASRQAVEDFILAAEVGLKLALAGHDVGVEAECGTVTLSINKHVMRLSALEQELKALAGKVSGVTGVETRVGSGYYQSDVYRKFDFELPVPSKVLLVDDEREFVQTLSERLQMRDMASAVVYDGEEALSLVAEDEPEVMVLDLKMPGIDGLEVLRRVKREHPNVEVIVLTGHGSKEIERECLGLGACAYLEKPVDIDTLTRTMKSAYRKLKDKKSRESGEA, encoded by the coding sequence ATGCCAGTCATCTCTCTTTTCTATGGCTCTTACTGCAACGGCGATGAGGTGGCCCGAGAACTCGTGGAAATGCTGGGATACGATCTGGTTGACGACCGGGAGATCGTCCGGGAGGCTTCCAAACGGTTCAAAGTCGAGGAATCCAAACTGCTCAAGGCAATGGCCGGGAAGCCGTCGGTTTTCAACAAGTTTACCCACGAACGGGAACGTTCCCTGGCCTTTCTACGGGGGGCGCTGGCCGATCGGATGCGCGCGGACGACTTTCTGCTGTTCGGCCTCATCGGTCACATGATCCCGAGGGGCATTTCCCATGTGCTGAAGGTGCTCACCATCGCGGACATGAAACACCGGGCCACGGTCCTCTCGAAAAAGGAGAACCTGGACGAAAAGGAAGCCGCCCGCAGGATCCACAGGGAAGACGAGAGCTTCGTGCTCTGGGTGGAGTATCTTTTCAAATCGAAGGACCCCTGGAGTCCGGAGCTCTACGATATCGTTCTTCCAATGGACAAGAACTCCGTGGAGTCGGCCGCCATTGTCGTGTGCGACAACATTCGCTCGGATGTCCTGCGGGTCACCGACGCTTCCCGGCAGGCGGTCGAGGATTTCATACTTGCCGCCGAGGTTGGATTGAAACTCGCTCTGGCCGGTCATGACGTCGGGGTGGAGGCGGAGTGCGGCACCGTTACCCTGAGCATCAACAAGCACGTGATGCGCCTGTCGGCGCTCGAACAGGAGCTCAAGGCGCTGGCCGGGAAGGTGTCCGGCGTCACAGGGGTGGAAACCAGGGTCGGTTCAGGCTACTATCAGTCCGACGTCTATCGGAAATTCGATTTCGAGTTGCCGGTGCCTTCGAAAGTCCTTTTGGTGGATGATGAGCGCGAGTTCGTTCAGACGCTGTCCGAACGCCTGCAGATGCGCGACATGGCGTCAGCCGTCGTGTATGACGGTGAGGAAGCCCTTTCGCTGGTCGCCGAGGATGAGCCGGAGGTCATGGTGCTGGATCTCAAGATGCCCGGAATTGACGGGCTCGAAGTGCTCAGGCGGGTCAAACGGGAGCATCCCAACGTCGAAGTGATCGTGCTCACCGGCCACGGGTCGAAGGAGATCGAGCGGGAATGCCTGGGGCTGGGTGCATGTGCCTATCTCGAAAAGCCGGTCGATATCGATACCCTGACCCGTACCATGAAAAGCGCGTACAGAAAGCTCAAGGATAAGAAAAGCCGGGAATCCGGAGAAGCCTGA
- a CDS encoding HAMP domain-containing histidine kinase, which produces MEPKELQFFGRVTAGVTHEMKNVLAIIKETAGLLEDLLAVNREVEFAQRDRFNRGLASVMGQVRRGVELSDRLNRFAHTPDESRARVDLHQALEDAVFLARRFARLKRIELNVGSSGDRPRLCVSPFRLQSAVFAAMECCWTRLPPGTEVAVDVVGNDSEAIVRVHATGGADDRVGLTCEMTGAADWEELVLLAGSIGATVEPASSCFGVEIALVNA; this is translated from the coding sequence ATGGAACCGAAGGAATTGCAGTTCTTTGGGAGAGTCACCGCCGGTGTTACCCACGAGATGAAGAACGTGCTGGCGATCATCAAGGAGACCGCCGGATTGCTCGAGGATCTGCTGGCGGTAAACCGTGAAGTGGAATTTGCTCAGCGGGACCGGTTCAACCGGGGCCTCGCGAGCGTGATGGGCCAGGTGCGCCGGGGCGTCGAGCTTTCGGACCGGTTGAACCGGTTCGCTCACACTCCCGATGAGTCCAGGGCGCGGGTCGACCTGCACCAGGCCCTGGAGGACGCCGTGTTCCTGGCACGACGATTCGCCAGGCTGAAGCGGATCGAGCTCAACGTCGGATCGTCCGGGGACAGGCCCCGGCTGTGCGTCTCGCCGTTTCGGCTCCAGTCGGCGGTGTTCGCGGCCATGGAATGCTGCTGGACACGGCTTCCGCCGGGTACCGAGGTTGCGGTCGATGTCGTCGGCAACGATAGCGAAGCCATCGTCCGGGTGCATGCCACCGGAGGCGCGGACGATCGGGTCGGGCTGACGTGCGAAATGACGGGTGCCGCGGACTGGGAGGAGCTTGTCCTGTTGGCCGGAAGCATCGGCGCGACGGTCGAACCCGCCTCATCCTGTTTCGGCGTGGAAATCGCTCTGGTGAACGCGTAG
- a CDS encoding response regulator, translating to MRILLVDDEEEFVTTLCERLRIRGFDTEVALNGEEAIALVAQRIPDVIVLDLKMPGIDGLTILGRLQSRHPEVRVIILTGHGSEKDKDCALRQGACGYLQKPVDIDALVDALKDACRVPAWSPDGCEAG from the coding sequence TTGAGAATTCTGTTGGTGGATGATGAAGAGGAATTCGTGACCACGCTGTGCGAGCGGCTCAGGATCCGGGGATTTGACACGGAAGTGGCGTTGAACGGCGAGGAGGCGATTGCCTTGGTGGCGCAGAGGATTCCGGACGTGATTGTGCTGGATCTCAAAATGCCGGGAATCGACGGCTTGACGATTCTTGGGCGCCTGCAGAGCCGCCATCCGGAGGTTCGTGTGATTATCCTGACCGGACACGGCTCGGAAAAGGACAAGGATTGCGCTTTGCGCCAAGGCGCGTGCGGTTACCTGCAAAAGCCCGTCGATATCGATGCGCTTGTCGATGCCTTGAAGGATGCCTGTCGAGTGCCGGCGTGGAGCCCGGATGGATGCGAGGCCGGGTGA
- a CDS encoding response regulator: MKIRVLIIDDEKEFLDVLAERLENRGFSVVKALDGDEGVGMLRDTDVDVVVLDVLMPGKDGISTLREIKTLKPLVEVIMFTGHATVETAVKGMEMGAFDYLMKPTENRELIEKIVNAYVRKSEHEMRIRNAEIKRILLAQTEE; the protein is encoded by the coding sequence ATGAAAATCCGTGTTTTGATCATCGATGACGAAAAGGAATTCCTCGACGTTCTCGCCGAACGGTTGGAAAACCGCGGTTTCTCGGTGGTAAAGGCTCTGGACGGAGACGAAGGGGTTGGGATGCTCCGGGATACGGACGTCGACGTGGTGGTTCTGGACGTGCTGATGCCGGGCAAAGATGGAATCTCCACGCTCAGGGAGATCAAGACCCTGAAACCCCTCGTCGAAGTCATCATGTTCACGGGACACGCCACTGTTGAAACGGCGGTCAAGGGGATGGAGATGGGAGCTTTCGACTACCTCATGAAACCGACCGAGAACAGGGAACTGATCGAAAAGATCGTGAATGCGTATGTCCGCAAATCCGAACACGAAATGCGGATTCGCAACGCCGAAATCAAGAGGATCCTCCTGGCCCAGACGGAGGAATGA
- a CDS encoding glucosamine-1-phosphate N-acetyltransferase / UDP-N-acetylglucosamine pyrophosphorylase encodes MEQLQRLIGHVIDRANLHLKEPFTDVGPYVRELIPLPSFTRQGAVYAFTGHHPARYVIRESNAAGSYFLGQCVVERSVLFQTDVRGDELKCKGDTVSCSGMKVPVQDHEVIHVRNSYLVNTLVHSNCHDPGSPEVFDIRDTIAMHYANIHGSPIRGSYLGPFATVDLTSVQDSVVGTFSYVQAGELYRERVEDGCVWVRAKDKFECRYTFDRDVLERYVRFKPGGEPGGIIGDFVAQRKSDIDARFDMAEGHPDVPVPERPSVSRFAVVKGNARIGSDVLVAQRAYVEDTVMGDGSNAQENCILVGANLEGRDVTAHGGKIVFARLGKNVFVGFNSFLRGSSDHPLTIGEHSIVMPHTIADLDEAVDIPPRHLVYGYIRNRADLAANTVSLDDLSRCDGELKRGNLVFRGKGAAFVHGFEHRIEHILEANGALFASGHGMGHAQKNANISHSVVRHITEGALQGLHPAMELQA; translated from the coding sequence ATGGAGCAGCTGCAAAGACTCATAGGCCATGTGATCGATCGCGCCAACTTACACTTGAAGGAGCCGTTCACCGACGTGGGACCGTATGTGCGCGAGTTGATCCCCCTGCCGAGCTTCACCCGGCAGGGGGCTGTCTACGCCTTTACCGGGCACCATCCCGCACGTTACGTGATACGCGAAAGCAACGCGGCGGGAAGCTATTTCCTTGGCCAGTGTGTTGTGGAACGCTCGGTGCTTTTCCAAACGGACGTTCGCGGCGATGAACTGAAGTGCAAGGGGGATACGGTCAGTTGCTCCGGCATGAAGGTTCCCGTCCAGGACCACGAAGTGATCCATGTCCGGAACAGCTATCTTGTCAATACGCTCGTCCACAGCAACTGTCACGATCCCGGGTCTCCCGAGGTGTTCGACATTCGGGACACGATCGCCATGCATTACGCCAATATTCACGGATCACCCATCCGCGGGAGCTATCTCGGTCCGTTTGCCACCGTGGACCTGACGTCGGTGCAGGACAGCGTCGTCGGAACATTCTCCTACGTCCAGGCCGGAGAGCTGTATCGTGAACGGGTGGAGGACGGATGCGTCTGGGTCAGGGCGAAAGACAAGTTTGAATGCCGCTACACCTTCGATCGCGATGTCCTGGAGCGCTATGTCCGTTTCAAACCGGGAGGTGAGCCGGGCGGTATCATCGGTGATTTTGTCGCGCAGCGGAAATCCGATATCGATGCGCGGTTCGACATGGCCGAGGGCCACCCGGATGTCCCGGTTCCCGAACGTCCTTCGGTGAGCCGATTCGCCGTGGTCAAAGGGAATGCCCGCATCGGCTCCGACGTTCTCGTGGCCCAGCGGGCGTACGTCGAAGACACGGTCATGGGAGACGGTTCGAACGCTCAGGAGAACTGTATCCTGGTCGGGGCAAACCTGGAAGGACGGGATGTCACCGCGCACGGCGGCAAGATCGTATTCGCCAGACTCGGGAAAAACGTGTTCGTCGGCTTCAATTCCTTCCTCCGGGGTTCTTCCGACCATCCGTTGACCATCGGGGAACACAGTATCGTCATGCCCCACACGATAGCGGACCTCGATGAGGCCGTCGATATTCCGCCCAGGCACCTGGTCTACGGATACATCCGAAATCGGGCCGATCTCGCGGCGAACACCGTCAGCCTGGATGATCTATCCCGGTGCGACGGCGAATTGAAGCGCGGCAACCTGGTTTTCCGGGGGAAGGGAGCCGCCTTCGTTCATGGGTTCGAACACCGTATCGAGCACATCCTGGAAGCGAACGGAGCTTTGTTTGCGAGCGGTCACGGAATGGGGCACGCACAGAAAAACGCCAACATCTCCCACAGCGTTGTACGGCATATCACGGAAGGAGCCCTGCAGGGACTGCATCCCGCGATGGAGCTGCAGGCTTAG
- a CDS encoding deoxyribonuclease IV produces the protein MPLLGAHMSIAGGLHNAFQRLLQVRGEALQVFLKNQRQWHPPPLSAHAVRLFQEERDNFAHVPVAAHDSYLINLAAPDPDIAEKSVGAFASELDACAQLGIEFLILHPGFHRGAGISTGIARFAKNLDRACALAKAHSVTVLIETTAGQGSGIGSKFEEIADMLMKSKAGRPLGVCFDTCHAFAAGYDLRDERSYERTFDRFEKTIGLRLLRWFHLNDSKAGFGSRVDRHEHIGRGRIGLQGFRLLVNDPRFESHPMVLETPKGKDLRNDRKNLATLRSLLRSVDDSESEPFEEDREADPENGGERRPTPRDPAGSLKRGKPSGHT, from the coding sequence ATGCCTCTGCTCGGCGCTCACATGTCCATCGCCGGAGGACTGCACAACGCTTTTCAACGCCTGCTGCAGGTACGGGGAGAGGCCCTGCAGGTGTTTCTGAAGAATCAGAGGCAGTGGCACCCCCCACCGTTGAGCGCCCATGCCGTCCGCCTGTTTCAGGAGGAACGGGACAATTTCGCTCATGTCCCCGTCGCCGCTCACGACAGCTATCTCATCAACCTGGCCGCCCCCGATCCGGACATCGCGGAAAAATCGGTCGGTGCATTCGCGAGCGAGCTCGACGCGTGTGCGCAACTGGGCATCGAATTCCTGATCCTCCATCCGGGGTTTCACCGCGGCGCGGGAATATCCACGGGCATCGCCCGCTTCGCGAAAAACCTGGACCGTGCCTGTGCCCTTGCGAAAGCGCACTCCGTGACCGTGTTGATCGAAACCACCGCGGGCCAGGGTTCCGGAATCGGGTCGAAATTTGAGGAAATTGCGGACATGTTGATGAAGTCGAAGGCCGGCCGGCCCCTCGGAGTCTGCTTCGACACGTGCCACGCGTTTGCCGCGGGATACGACCTTCGAGACGAACGCTCCTACGAACGCACGTTTGACCGCTTCGAAAAGACCATCGGACTCCGTTTGCTGCGCTGGTTTCACCTCAATGATTCCAAGGCGGGCTTCGGTTCCCGCGTCGACCGGCACGAACACATCGGTCGGGGAAGGATCGGGCTCCAGGGGTTCCGCCTGCTCGTCAACGATCCCCGTTTCGAGTCACATCCCATGGTGCTCGAAACTCCCAAGGGCAAGGATCTTCGCAACGACAGGAAGAACCTGGCGACGCTCCGATCGTTGCTGAGATCCGTTGACGATTCTGAAAGCGAACCTTTCGAAGAAGATCGAGAGGCCGATCCTGAAAACGGGGGCGAACGACGCCCCACGCCTCGGGATCCGGCGGGATCGCTCAAACGAGGGAAACCTTCCGGTCACACCTGA
- the purB gene encoding adenylosuccinate lyase, producing the protein MIPRYTRPEMGNIWTLENKYRKWLDVEIAVCEVLSESGRIPAEDLRRIKEKAAFDVDRIQEIERETQHDVIAFLTNVAEHVGPSSRFIHEGLTSSDVLDTAMALLLKEASDLLLQDLDRLLEVLGRRAFEFKDTVMIGRSHGIHAEPITFGLKFALWHAEMQRNRKRMADARETIRAGKISGAVGTYANIDPAVEEQVCARLGLVAEPVGNQIVQRDRYAEFFTTLALVGCSIEKIAVEVRHLQRTEVREAEEYFAEGQKGSSAMPHKRNPVASENLTGLSRVLRGNALAAMENVALWHERDISHSSVERIIGPDSTILLDYMLARLTRLLDKLVVYPANMLRNLDLTGSLYFSQQAMLALTRKGISREEAYRIVQRNAMKVWHERGQLPDALKADPDVMKHLSAGEVDAIFDMGYHLKHVDTIFQKVFGRGSPHPV; encoded by the coding sequence ATGATCCCACGCTATACGCGGCCCGAAATGGGCAACATTTGGACCCTCGAGAACAAGTATCGAAAGTGGCTGGATGTCGAGATCGCGGTGTGCGAGGTGCTGTCCGAAAGCGGGCGGATACCGGCCGAGGATCTTCGGCGGATAAAGGAGAAAGCCGCCTTCGACGTCGATCGCATCCAGGAGATCGAACGCGAGACCCAGCACGACGTGATTGCGTTCCTGACCAACGTGGCCGAGCATGTCGGCCCGTCCTCCCGGTTCATTCACGAAGGTCTCACATCCTCCGATGTGCTGGACACGGCCATGGCGTTGCTGCTCAAGGAAGCCTCGGATTTGTTGTTGCAGGATCTCGACCGGCTTCTCGAGGTGCTCGGGAGGAGAGCGTTCGAGTTCAAGGACACGGTCATGATCGGCCGATCCCACGGCATCCACGCCGAGCCGATCACTTTTGGGCTCAAATTCGCTTTGTGGCATGCGGAGATGCAACGGAACCGGAAGCGCATGGCCGACGCGCGGGAAACGATCCGGGCGGGAAAGATTTCAGGGGCCGTCGGGACCTATGCGAACATCGATCCCGCCGTCGAGGAGCAGGTTTGCGCCAGGCTGGGACTTGTGGCGGAACCTGTGGGGAACCAGATCGTCCAGCGCGACCGGTACGCCGAATTCTTCACCACCCTGGCCCTCGTGGGATGCTCCATCGAGAAGATCGCCGTGGAGGTCCGGCACCTGCAGAGGACCGAGGTGCGTGAAGCCGAAGAGTACTTCGCCGAGGGACAGAAAGGATCGTCGGCCATGCCCCACAAGCGCAACCCGGTCGCTTCCGAGAACCTGACCGGGCTCTCCCGGGTATTGCGCGGGAATGCGCTTGCCGCAATGGAAAACGTTGCCTTATGGCATGAACGCGACATCAGTCATTCTTCGGTGGAACGGATCATCGGCCCGGATTCGACCATTCTCCTCGATTACATGCTGGCCCGTCTGACCCGACTGCTGGACAAACTGGTCGTCTATCCCGCCAACATGCTCCGGAACCTCGACCTGACCGGGTCCCTGTATTTCTCTCAGCAGGCGATGCTGGCGCTGACGCGCAAGGGCATATCCCGAGAGGAGGCCTACCGCATCGTCCAACGAAACGCCATGAAGGTCTGGCATGAAAGAGGGCAACTGCCGGATGCGCTCAAGGCGGACCCCGACGTGATGAAGCACCTGAGTGCCGGGGAAGTCGATGCCATTTTCGACATGGGCTATCATTTGAAGCATGTGGACACCATTTTTCAAAAGGTGTTCGGGCGGGGAAGTCCACACCCTGTCTGA
- a CDS encoding creatininase family protein encodes MPLIENVTMSAFAEGRKTCRTVILPCGAVEEHGTHLPLGTDALHAVALAGEVARVAGVWVAPPIYYGLCRSGSRHPGTIGIRGSTLQCLVEDILRGFHQQGLLNVLVLSGHAGWTHMAALADACERVLFEFDDLRIAVLSVLDIGAAVWTDLIETPGDSHAGEVETSLMLHLHPECVTGRAPEEYPTFPRHILVRNKQAFWPGGVWGNPAAGNAEKGKLFMERSVKALVEIIEKLENWSEPPESDPA; translated from the coding sequence ATGCCGCTGATCGAAAACGTGACGATGAGCGCCTTTGCCGAGGGACGGAAGACTTGCAGGACGGTCATTCTGCCGTGCGGCGCGGTCGAGGAGCACGGCACCCACCTGCCGCTCGGGACCGATGCGCTTCACGCCGTTGCGCTGGCCGGGGAGGTGGCCCGGGTGGCGGGCGTGTGGGTGGCTCCGCCGATCTATTACGGCCTGTGTCGCAGCGGCAGTCGGCATCCGGGCACCATCGGCATCAGGGGGAGCACGCTGCAGTGTCTGGTGGAAGACATCCTGCGCGGTTTTCACCAGCAGGGATTGCTCAACGTACTGGTGTTGAGCGGTCATGCGGGGTGGACGCACATGGCCGCTTTGGCCGATGCCTGCGAGCGGGTGCTGTTTGAATTCGACGACCTGAGGATAGCGGTCCTCTCGGTGCTGGATATCGGCGCGGCGGTGTGGACCGATCTGATTGAGACGCCCGGAGACTCCCATGCCGGCGAGGTGGAGACCTCCCTCATGCTTCACCTGCATCCGGAATGCGTCACGGGGAGGGCTCCGGAGGAGTACCCGACTTTCCCCAGGCATATCCTGGTGCGGAACAAGCAGGCCTTCTGGCCGGGCGGGGTCTGGGGAAACCCCGCGGCGGGCAACGCCGAAAAAGGTAAGCTCTTCATGGAACGCTCGGTGAAAGCGCTCGTCGAGATCATTGAGAAGCTGGAAAACTGGTCGGAACCTCCCGAATCCGATCCCGCCTGA